From a single Nicotiana tomentosiformis chromosome 2, ASM39032v3, whole genome shotgun sequence genomic region:
- the LOC138905718 gene encoding uncharacterized protein, producing MEQDAKVFVQTRDKCQRYAHLVHQPEELLHSVVLPWPFMKCGMDIVGPLPQVPGHVKFHLILIDYFTKCVEPGAFKKNGEREVTDFIWDHIICRFGISKETAFDNESQFIGFKITKFLERLKIKRITSFLYHPSANGQAESTYQMIIQKFKSKLEDDKGKWPEELPEYCGHIERRKNRAHEKYLFPLYTVSKL from the coding sequence ATGGAACAAGATGCAAAGGTGTTTGTACAAACACGTGATAAGTGCCAGCGTTATGCTCATTTGGTGCATCAGCCGGAGGAGCTTTTACATTCAGTGGTGTtaccgtggccattcatgaaatgtggGATGGATATAGTCGGTCCTTTGCCTCAAGTGCCTGGGCATGTAAAATTTCATTTAATTTTGATTGATTATTTCACTAAGTGTGTTGAACCAGGTGCTTTCAAGAAGAATGGAGAGCGAGAAGTGACtgattttatttgggatcatatcatttGCCGGTTTGGAATATCAAAAGAAACTGCTTTTGACAATGAGTCACAATTTATAGGTTTCAAGATTACAAAATTCCTAGAGAGATTGAAGATTAAAAGGATCACATCTTTCCTATACCACCCAAGTGCtaatggtcaagcggagtcaacctACCAGATGATAATTCAAAAATTCAAAAGTAAATTAGAGGATGATAAAGGCAAATGGCCAGAAGAGCTGCCGGAGTATtgtgggcatatcgaacgacgGAAAAATCGAGCACATGAGAAATACCTTTTTCCATTGTATACGGTGTCGAAACTTTAA